A window of Ranitomeya variabilis isolate aRanVar5 chromosome 2, aRanVar5.hap1, whole genome shotgun sequence contains these coding sequences:
- the PTGES2 gene encoding prostaglandin E synthase 2, whose amino-acid sequence MAAHRVQELGRVSWRLAGQLRVGAVVTGSGAAVRSFSRISYPVSHLKGGHVPVTPQRSWDCLQYSSWRGYRAGWRWQEAGRGGRKTWGLLFAFGGAFGVMQTLKYSLEQERAAAEEEKDSRGLQLTLYQYKTCPFCSKVRAFLDYHQLPYEVVEVNPVLRKEIKFSSYRKVPILIASAASTLQLNDSSVIISAVKTFLVSGKSLEEIVSYYPGIKVTNEQGKEVTEYQNRYWLMLNEQETQRLYESKESQKEEMKWRKWADDWLVHLISPNVYRTPGEALASFDYIVREGNFGSVEGIFAKYVGATAMFFIGKRLKSRHNLQDDVRQDLYRAANTWVAAVGKERKFLGGSQPNLADLAVYGVLRVMEGLQSFDDMMANTKIKPWYQRMTNAIQDHPTSQ is encoded by the exons ATGGCGGCGCACAGGGTTCAGGAGCTGGGCAGGGTGTCATGGCGACTAGCGGGGCAGTTGCGGGTTGGGGCGGTAGTTACAGGCAGTGGAGCCGCTGTCAGGAGCTTTAGTCGGATTTCTTATCCAGTGAGCCATCTAAAGGGGGGGCATGTGCCCGTGACACCACAGCGGAGCTGGGATTGCCTGCAGTACAGCTCCTGGCGTGGGTACAGGGCTGGTTGGCGATGGCAGGAGGCAGGGAGAGGGGGCAGGAAGACCTGGGGGCTGCTGTTTGCCTTCGGGGGAGCATTTGGGGTGATGCAGACCCTAAAATATTCCTTAGAGCAGGAGAGAGCGGCGGCGGAGGAGGAGAAG GACTCCAGAGGTCTCCAGCTCACCCTTTACCAGTACAAGACGTGCCCCTTTTGCAGTAAGGTCCGCGCGTTCCTCGATTACCACCAGCTGCCCTATGAGGTTGTGGAGGTGAACCCCGTCCTCCGGAAAGAGATTAAGTTCTCCAGCTACAGGAAAGTCCCCATTCTCATAGCCAGTGCTGCCTCCACGTTG CAATTAAACGACTCCTCGGTGATCATCAGCGCTGTGAAAACTTTCCTTGTGTCCGG GAAAAGCCTGGAGGAGATTGTATCTTACTATCCGGGTATAAAGGTGACGAATGAGCAAGGGAAAGAGGTGACGGAGTACCAGAACCGATACTGGCTCATGCTGAACGAACAGGAGACGCAGCGTCTGTATGAATCCAAAGAGTCCCAGAA AGAGGAAATGAAATGGCGTAAGTGGGCAGATGACTGGCTGGTTCATCTCATCTCCCCTAATGTTTACCGGACCCCTGGAGAGGCACTGGCTTCCTTTGACTACATTGTTCGTGAAGGGAACTTTGGCTCCGTGGAAGGCATCTTCGCCAAATACGTGGGCGCAACCGCTATGTTTTTCATTGGGAAAAGACTAAAGAGCAG ACACAACCTACAAGATGATGTCCGTCAGGATCTGTATAGAGCGGCCAATACCTGGGTGGCAGCAGTGGGAAAAGAGAGAAAATTCCTGGGAGGCTCACAACCAAATCTGGCAGATCTG GCCGTTTATGGGGTCCTGAGAGTCATGGAAGGTCTACAATCATTTGATGATATGATGGCAAACACCAAGATCAAGCCCTGGTACCAGAGGATGACCAACGCCATTCAGGACCACCCAACGTCACAATGA
- the BBLN gene encoding bublin coiled-coil protein, which produces MSGPNGDPQVPLGGVSAEEDYAALDFMLDQINFCLDHLEEKNDLLHAQLQDLLESNRQARRDFQEQLNQNGASRPSQQDEGV; this is translated from the exons ATGTCAGGACCTAACGGGGATCCGCAGGTTCCTCTGGGCGGAGTGTCCGCGGAGGAAG ACTACGCCGCCTTGGACTTCATGTTGGACCAGATAAATTTCTGCTTGGATCACTTGGAGGAGAAAAATGATCTTCTGCACGCTCAGCTACAGGATCTTCTAGAATCCAATCGCCAGGCCCGACGTGACTTCCAGGAGCAGCTAAACCAGAACGGAGCGAGCAGACCCTCGCAGCAGGACGAGGGGGTCTAA